A single Filimonas effusa DNA region contains:
- a CDS encoding efflux RND transporter periplasmic adaptor subunit, whose amino-acid sequence MNSQQNNHILMFALSGITMGMMLLSSCGSHESKAGEKKEIPGSSAMETATFVLTKGKLSSKFSAPGELIAFQQVDLYAKENSFVKKIYVDVGSEVATGQLLATLEAPELNSRIAASESRLKSQEAIYMASKANYDRLYKTSQTPGTISPNDLDQAAARMRADEAQLEAARAANKEVTIIRGYLEIRAPFAGVITTRNVNTGAYVGPSGKGSEYPLFTLQEQKHLRLVVSVPEAYTGYLSNRNQLQFTVKALPNEQFSGTVKRLSGALDARLRAERIEADVQNNNKKLLPGMVAEVNIPMPSQDSVLVVPKGAVLNTTEGIFVIKVTEGKAQWVKVEKGREAGKEAEVFGALSPGDILVENASEEIRDGMPVEAMQKQ is encoded by the coding sequence ATGAACAGTCAACAAAATAACCATATCCTGATGTTTGCCCTGTCAGGTATAACAATGGGCATGATGCTGTTATCCTCCTGTGGCTCACACGAAAGCAAGGCAGGTGAAAAGAAAGAAATTCCGGGTAGCAGCGCTATGGAAACAGCAACTTTTGTTCTTACCAAAGGCAAGCTGTCGTCCAAATTTTCTGCTCCCGGAGAGCTTATTGCTTTTCAGCAGGTGGATTTATATGCGAAAGAGAATAGTTTTGTAAAAAAAATATACGTTGACGTGGGTTCTGAAGTAGCAACAGGCCAGTTGCTGGCAACGCTGGAAGCGCCGGAACTGAATTCCCGGATAGCGGCCTCGGAATCACGGTTAAAGTCGCAGGAGGCTATTTATATGGCCAGCAAGGCTAATTACGACCGCCTGTATAAAACGAGCCAGACACCGGGCACCATTTCGCCCAACGACCTGGACCAGGCGGCAGCGCGGATGCGGGCCGACGAAGCGCAGCTGGAAGCAGCAAGAGCAGCGAATAAAGAAGTAACCATTATCCGTGGTTATCTTGAAATACGGGCACCATTTGCAGGGGTTATTACCACCAGGAATGTAAATACAGGCGCTTATGTAGGCCCATCAGGCAAAGGATCGGAATACCCCCTGTTCACACTACAGGAACAGAAGCATTTACGTCTTGTAGTATCGGTACCGGAAGCCTATACCGGCTACCTGAGCAACAGGAACCAATTACAGTTCACCGTGAAAGCCCTGCCGAATGAGCAGTTTTCAGGCACTGTAAAGCGCTTATCCGGCGCCCTGGATGCCAGGCTGAGAGCCGAACGCATTGAAGCCGACGTTCAGAACAACAACAAGAAACTGTTGCCTGGCATGGTAGCCGAAGTAAATATACCTATGCCTTCGCAAGACAGTGTACTGGTGGTACCCAAAGGCGCGGTATTAAATACGACAGAAGGAATATTTGTCATAAAAGTGACTGAGGGAAAAGCACAATGGGTGAAGGTTGAAAAAGGGCGCGAAGCCGGCAAAGAGGCTGAAGTATTCGGAGCGCTCAGCCCCGGGGATATACTGGTAGAGAATGCCAGTGAAGAGATCAGGGATGGAATGCCCGTTGAAGCGATGCAAAAACAATAG